GGACCCTTCTTCATCATCTGATGAAGAAATGGAAGCCGTTCTCGTTGATAGATACGCTCATCCAAAAGTTAAAGGCTTCATAGAAAGAGTTGTGTATTCCTACACTGATTTGGAGGTAAGTGTATCAATTTGGCCAAgaaagcatatgtatgtattcatatccattaattatatttttgtaGTTCAAAAACAACTTCCGCATTTCACGTGGAAGTGCAGAATATCTGGTAGAAACCTATTCTTCCAGCAGATTTTATACGGACAGGAGCTACCAGGGAGGCAGACCGCAATCAACAGCAGAAGCCCATATGCTTTCCTTTTTATGGTAAGACACTGTAATGCTCTAGGATACTGTAATACTCGACTATTAAATAAAGTCCAAAAATACCGGTAAATATTACTGAGTTCAAAgctcgtcttttgacacctctccggATATTTATTGACGAGTATTACCAATCAACCCAGATCATAGTGTATTACCATACATGTTATAATACAGGGATTTAATGAATCTGTATCCTCTAGGTTCAGCGCTAATAAGACAACCTTTAGAGAAGTGGCAAATCTTTTTGATGTATCGTTGTCAAATCTTCACTCAACCTTTAATAAAGTGTTGAGTTTTCTTATGGAAGACGTGGCGCCGGAAACAATAAAATTTCATaaggaagaagaagaaaaagaagcgATAGCAAGAGAGTTTGAAAAGGTAATTCGCCTATAGTCAGACTTCAGCGCACTTTCTCACAGTGAAGAAAAATACTCAGCAAAATCTCTTTAAAggaagtttttaattacaaaccAAAATCGCATTAATTCGAAAATGTGCGCTGAAGCTTTGATCATGTATATACATGGAAGAAAATTTACCTAGGCAACACATTATCTAAAATTTTACCTTTTACAGATTGCTGGGTTTCCAAACGTTTTGGGTTGTATAGATGGTACGTACATTACCGCCAGAAAGCCTAAGGGTAAAATCCGTTCCACTTATACAAACAGGCACGACTCTGTTTCGATTACCCTACAAGGAATTTGCGATGCAAACCTACGTTTTTTGGACGTGTACACAGGTATTCCAAGTAAAATTCCTGACTCACGGGTTTTAAAATTATCGTTCATTGGAAGTGAATTGCAAAATGCATGCGCACCAAAATACCACTTGCTTGGTGATTCTGCCTATCCTCTTCGTGAATATTTACTGACAACATTTCGAGATTATGGAAATATGTGCGAAAGAGAGAAGaagtacaatctaaaattttgccAAACGTGCGTAAAAATAGAAAACACGTTTGTTGTCCTAAAATCTCGGTTTCGGCAGCTAATGCGTCTAGATTTTCACAATGTCGAAACCATGGCGAAGTTCATTATAGCTTGCTGCACACCTCACAACATTTGCATAGCAAGAAATGATAGTTGTGACATTGATATCGACCATATTGTAGAACCTGAGATCGCCCCTTCCGGCAACGGGGGTGACAGAAGAGATCAGTTGCTAACTCAGTTGGGGCAGCTAAAGCGgaatgaaattaaaaacaaattctccAACATGTGAAAccataaacataaatattttaataaatatttcaaagaaataaAAGATGTTACGGAGTGTTACGAAATTCGTTGTACtaaatatttagattttttttcgtGATCAGTCCTGGCCTAGTGTGGCAGGTCCGTTGGAACGATATCGACATAATAGTTTAATGATTACTTCGTCATCATTCATTGGCGTTTAGCCACGTAGGCAGAGTTGGCCGTTTCGCAACAGTCATCCatatttcgcgataactgacgccaattgggagcatcaAGCGAGACCAAGTTTTtccccaactcagtggaggtccccCTTCCTCTGCTACCAAATACGGGTGCCGAAAGTAAGCTGCAcagaggcaccgagcctggttgcagttgttaaagctaagttctttgctaccaggtctatatGTGGAATGTGCAGattgctaagcattgatagtctgcataccccttctaattttttgaggtatgttgttttttgtgtggctttccaccaaacaagaactccatagtagagAATAgtgcttacaatcgctgtaaaaacccaatgagaaagatagggcgataagccccacgtacaccccagcattcttttacatgcataaagtgccgttgatgccttcttcaccctctcctccacgttgagcttcaattacagcttactgtctaggatgattcctagatagtTTGTGCAAGGAGGGCCACCCCTCCTAAATTGGGCCtgctccaatttgggaccttgtgcctctttgtaaccaagaccatatccgtcttctccgcgttgattttcaacccgacattagatgcgcaGGTATAAATATCTCGAAACGCCCAAACCATCAAAGAGTTAATCGTTGGAAGGttctttccacttatgacaattgcatcgtcatctgcgtaagccgtaagttttacgggtccctcatcgaatcacctgagcagttggttgatgaccagcgtccacaacagaggtgatagaacccctccctgcggcgtgcccctgtccactgatttcttgGCCTCGTACAgttcccattgtgatgtaatcttcctgcaattcaacaatcagccgatccatctggttaagactGTACGTAATTTAATCCAATTAAGACTATCCATaatccgacttcatcacgcatgatatccatactttaacttttggtaccgtggggatttgcgctttatccaccacctcaaaccgcttaatgcgtatttgtcgtcctgggcatgcgactcagtcctcttatcatcgtccttattacaattaggtaatgagtccttcatcttggtcgtaccaCTACCTGCCAGACAAGGCGGGCTCAgaggtccagtattatatacagggcgaaaaccgtccgccacagcagcgccccttactgtggtaaggccatcaatacttcccgaggtggcccggtatcgggcaGGCTCCGTTGGAATACAGCCGAGTTTATCCCCTGGCTGgaaatcatccaataggcacggtccgcataacaccctagaTTAGGGAGTTGACAATTATTGGTCACCGATATCTCGCCGCCcttctatgaggcgaaacggcgtagatgccagtcctaaacagctccgcctcatattcGGGTGCTATGAAGTTCggataagccctcacaccaacgacaagatgCATAACCTAGTGAGGGTCCACTTTGGTAGACATGGCAAGACCTTATTGTCTCTCTCTCTCGGTCATGCCACTTCCATCGCGCTTCCGAGGCGGTGTTGTCGGCCTTTGTCTTAAAGAGGACACTAGCCAGTCGGGCATTAGTACATGGTTTCCCAGCAAGTCTAAAAATCTGGAACGCAAATTATCTCAGTGGCAGGCGTGCCTATGTTCAATTTAGGAACGCTAAATTTACGCCCAGAAGGTTTAAGCAAGGGGTGACGTAAGGTGGTTACCGAAATCTTTGCTGTGGCCTATGTAGAGAAAGACAAAGAAGCGTTACTGACTACATGTAAGGCAATTGGCCAGTCGGTACTGTGCTACACGTACGCCTGCATTACATGACGCCCAATGGAAGCCGAAAGCCTCACTCATAACTGCGGCTGGATGTCTTTTCATAACTCCTGAACGCCATCTATTGGGTGAGGTAATGAAATCGTCAGTAAATAGTATCTAATAAACTACCTATAGCCAAAAAAAGGAACCTACCAAGAGAGACGTGAGTTACTGTATCGCAACTGCGatctgtaaaattttatttttacagactAATATCCGTACGGCTTCCGATGAAGCAGACCGAAGTACTGGTacaacaacatacatatgtaaatattcatttgatttttatttcaataaataaatacaaaaattaagtaaatgtattattttgttaaacaaaataaaaagtgaattcAGTCTTTTAAAATGTGATGTGGTTAGGAACTTTGTGCTGTGGTCATAGTTGTCCACAACTACGGCTGTAATTAGGACTTCTATTGACTTTTATTTTCCAGTATTTTTTCTAGTAAACTACGCATTTTATTCGCTGCCTCCATTTTTCCCGATGACGTCTTTCCCGTGATTCCTCTTTATTTTGTGCAATTTCCTTCAATGTGTCTTGGAttgattttacttttttctttgttTCGCATTTAACAACCTTCTTGCATTTAACGACAGCTTTTTGGCTGCTCATTTGGATTTCGGGTGCAAGGGAgtcatcaattttacaaatttcatCGAGCTCGCTTGCGAAATCtatgggttggattttatataaggtgccacgattttcaaacttttgttgatttgtgggggtagagggggtcctaaaaatctcaaaattatcatccgcagctctaggaaactcttagtttatgaaatataagctttttaatttccaaatttagtaaaatttcaacttaagtcctgcacttaaaattcgggtcgcacatgtcgatagcgaaagcagaaactatattttttatctcgtttaaaagttattcgcggaaaacacgtcggtactattgtcgcttttttcgttgttgcaattaaacaaa
The DNA window shown above is from Eurosta solidaginis isolate ZX-2024a chromosome 2, ASM4086904v1, whole genome shotgun sequence and carries:
- the LOC137239908 gene encoding putative nuclease HARBI1 yields the protein MEAIIANEFLNEFVDPSSSSDEEMEAVLVDRYAHPKVKGFIERVVYSYTDLEFKNNFRISRGSAEYLVETYSSSRFYTDRSYQGGRPQSTAEAHMLSFLWFSANKTTFREVANLFDVSLSNLHSTFNKVLSFLMEDVAPETIKFHKEEEEKEAIAREFEKIAGFPNVLGCIDGTYITARKPKGKIRSTYTNRHDSVSITLQGICDANLRFLDVYTGIPSKIPDSRVLKLSFIGSELQNACAPKYHLLGDSAYPLREYLLTTFRDYGNMCEREKKYNLKFCQTCVKIENTFVVLKSRFRQLMRLDFHNVETMAKFIIACCTPHNICIARNDSCDIDIDHINVNSYELTQTEIKSIDFRVVLIIVLRRVEYNVLLMEEKNVNKK